AATCCTGCCAGGATCTCGGCTCGCTCAAGGCCAAACGGGTGTCTAATGCTGCTACGACGCCAAACTTCGAAATTGCCCAGCACGTCGACAACGACACACACGGCGGCGCTACCGgcatcaaagaagacgaggtgaGACAGGGCCATTGCCGCAAGGGAGCCACCTGACCGatagaagatgaagatggcaatggcgacGTGACACAAGCCCCAGTAGAGCCGCATTCGCTGGTCTCGCTGGAGGCTTTTCCATGCTTCTTTGATGGTGGGCGTCGGGAGGGAGGCGGGGAGGACGGGAGGCGGCCTTGGGGGAGGCTCTTGGAAGATTTGATGCTGGGCGGATACGCTGCTGTGCTTGTAGCGATGTCCACGACGCTGGCCGACGTTCTGTTGGTCGAGGTGTCAGTTGAAGGCGCTACAAGATAGATATCTTGGATGGGGTTGACGGACGGATTTGACAGGCGTAGTGGATATCACTTGTGTCTGGAAATTGAAGGGATTGGGAGAGGCGCCTCCTTGACTGCCATTCTGCAGGGGTTCTGACTCTGAAGACATGATGCGCGATGAAGTTCTGTTGGCGGCTTGCGAGGGACAAGCAAGTCGTGAGCCGAGAGGCGGTCGGACGTGCAGCAACGCCTGGGTGTAGAGGTAGGAAGAAACTGCAGTAAAGATAAAGGTGAGAGAGCTGGCGAGCACTTGGATTCCCTCGGCCGCGGCTTGATTACTCTGCCATGATCATGGAAGCTCGCAGAGGCTGCCAATTGCAACTCCAAACCCAAAGTTGGAGCTGGGAGTTGGAGCTGGGAGTTGGAGAGGCGGTTGGGAGGCGTTTGTCTTTGGATGTGCCCCTGCAATGCGGAGTAGGTACGGTGTACCTTGGTTGCTTGGCTGGCAGTTTACCGACTGAAGCGCGTCGTCTCCATTTACAGTGGGCGAGTAGCCTTTCTGCCGTGTTACAGATTtcaggtacatgtactaaTCTTCAGTGGTTGGCACCCCTGGAAAATTGCCAAGTGGCAGGTATCAGGTACCTCTCTTCGGACAGCAAATCACCTGCGAGTACTCATGACATCCCTTGAGTGATCGCCATCCCACACCTTCTAGGTATGGTATGGTCAAGGCTGGCAGATCTCCGATACGATACTAATCCCGGAATGTTGCTTATACACTGGGTCCCTTCATACCCAAGTTGCCAAGGTCCGGCAACAGCTCACACCACCAGCTGCAGAGGCTTTTTACAATCATCACCTCACATCATCAGACTGTGAATAGCGCCAATCGCAAGCCAAAGGACACAACGAAACAATGCTCAACCTCAAAGCGTGTCGCAAATGATCTGGTACCTGCTCTATCCACTGCGAGGGTGAGGACTCCCCCAACTCATCACAAGAAACTGCAGCTTCACCAGAGCTGATTGATTTAACCCTAGAACAACAGAGGCCCCGGTCCTCTCAGCGTCTCACCCGCTTCGAAGAGTCCTCACTCGCTATGGCCGCTATGCCTCTCGCTATGCAATCAGCACGCTGCTCATCTCTGCCGCCATAGCGGCCTTTCTGATCTATCCGCTGCCCTTCATCTACACCAGCCATGTCATCAACGGCGCCTCACCCCTCCCTCGCCATGTCTGGACCGCCGCTCAGCCGCTTCCGTATGACAACGCAGCCAGTCCCGACATTGTCATGCGCTCCATCTGGGTTCATTCGAGCTACATGCAAGCACTAAGTCCCGATATTCTCCTATCGGCCCTTGACTTGCAGGATGCGCTTCTAGGCGACACCAAAGACTTTGGTCCCAGCAGATCCTTTGGTCTGCTCCCTCCCAGTGACTCCGAATCCCCCCTGACTCCAGCACAGCGGGATGCCCTCCACATCGTCAATGGTCTGACCAACCAGTCGTGGATACTCCAATCGCCGTTACTGTACTGGAACTGCTCCCGTGATCGCATCCTGGCCGACGAGGATATCTTGGCCACAGTCAATGACAAGAAGAACCACACTACTCCAGCAAATATCACTCTACGACATTCCATTGTTTTTAGTGGGAAGCGATTTGAGGACCGCCGCTTATTGGCCGCTGATGCTCTCGTCATCACGTTGCTGTATCGAACAGACTCCCCCGTTGGTCGCCAGTGGGAGGCTGTAGCACGATCGTTACCAGTCAAGATGGGCGATAAGTGGGATATATATCCTCCGAGTGGCAATGTGTCGGCCAGCCAACTCTACGAATTTCAATTCAGGCCCATGTCAGTGCAGGATTCCATCATTCTAGCCCTGGCGTATACGCTGTCCTTGGTGTACTTTCTCCAGCAAGTGTCCAAGGTTCGCGCTGTCAAGTCTAAACTGGGTCTGATAGCCACCGTCGTGATGCAGATTATCATGTCAATTGCCGCAAGCTTCACAATTTGCGGCGTCTTCAAAATCGACCTGTCTGGCATCCCTCGAGCCGCATATCCTCTCGTCATATTATCCATGAGCTTGGAGCATATCCTTCGCCTAATGGACGCCGTAGTCCGCACTCCCTCTGGAGAAAACACAAGTAGCAGGATAGGGTCTGCTTTTGGGGAGACTGCGCCTACTGCCCTGGTTAGCACTGTCCAAAACTTTTTGATTCTCCTCGGCTTATCCTATGCCGTCACCCCAAGCGTATCCGCATTTTGCATCTTTGCGGCAATTGCCATTGTGCtcgactttttcttcttgtccagcttcttcatctccgttCTTAGTGTTGATGTGCGGCGAATGGAGCTTGGGGATGCTCTCGCCAGAGAGGCCATGCGTCGCAAACTAAAAGCACGTCGCCCTCGGGAACACCCATCCTGGGCGAAGCGTATGCTTGAAGGCAAAATTGCATTATCAACACGCATTGCGGGAACAGTCGTCATGATAagcttcgtcatcatcgcgCAGTCTCACTTTTTCGGTGGCGGCGATATTTCCCAGAGGCTGGCTCACTTATACAATGGCCAGGATTTGGAACCCAACATGTCATCGCTCAAGACGTCCCATCTGGAGGATATCCACCAAGCAAGAACTCCCACGTCTTGGCTGCGACTTCAAGATCATGATGCCGCCCGTGAAATAATCCGCCTCATAAAACCTTCAGCCTACAGCTACATAGCTAGAGTCTATGAGCCTTTAGTGTTTGTAAAAAAGGGATCTAACCGAGTGCCGATGATGAAAGAGCCTGCGCTACTCCCAGCGATATATGACTTTGCGCATCACCAGCTGCGTACATTCGTCTTTATCGACATTGTTGTGGTTGCCTTGCTGCGTCTTCTGGTAAGCTACCTACTGCCGGAAGACGAGACCAAGGCGGAAGAGCTGCAGGACTCGAGTGACCAATCCAACTTGTGTGTGAAAACGCTCTCCGGGGGACACACACTCGATATAGCTATGCTCGCCTACTCACCAAGAGGCTACCTTCTATCTGTTGGTCTAGACCGTATGATTCGCCTGTGGGACGTTAACCATAGGAATAAAGGCCCAGTCTCTAACCTGGAAAGGGAAATCCTGGTGAAATTTCCCGTGCTTGCAGTTGCCATGAGTGAAGACTCGGATTGGCTGGCGATCTTATCATCCGACACGGTCATCTTTTGGAATATTACAACCCATGTCCACGGCTCTTCCGTGGCCGTAGAGACCTACAACCAGAAGCCAGAGTCCTTCTTTCTGGAACCAACCGCATCATCAGATATTCCAAGAGCAGTCATAGTATGGAGGAACGGATCTGCATTAGATGTAGACCCGGCCTCGAGAGAAACCCGCGAGTCCACCATCTGTCTTGGATTGACATGTGCCCGCCCACTCTTGAGCAAAGGTGAATTTTCGATTTGTCCTTTGTTGTCGTATTATAAGTATAGCTGACTAACGAGAATGATTCCTATGTACACAGTTGGCAACCATCCAAGGGTCTCCCTTGTAGCAACATCTCGAAATGGAGATGTACATATCATGGAAAGAAATGGGCAGTTATGGGAAAGGCGGAATCTTCTCTCTAGAAGACTTGCAAGCGATGAAATCCACCAAGTCGTGACCCTCTCGCCGCTCCCCTACTTCCTTGTATCATCCAAGACGGATCTTCATCTTATAAACCTAGATGATGGAACTACCTCGTGGAGCTTCTCCGTGGAGGAGATGCGGCCACGCTCACTCACATGCGCCTTCA
Above is a genomic segment from Trichoderma breve strain T069 chromosome 6, whole genome shotgun sequence containing:
- a CDS encoding sterol-sensing domain of SREBP cleavage-activation domain-containing protein, which produces MIWYLLYPLRGTTEAPVLSASHPLRRVLTRYGRYASRYAISTLLISAAIAAFLIYPLPFIYTSHVINGASPLPRHVWTAAQPLPYDNAASPDIVMRSIWVHSSYMQALSPDILLSALDLQDALLGDTKDFGPSRSFGLLPPSDSESPLTPAQRDALHIVNGLTNQSWILQSPLLYWNCSRDRILADEDILATVNDKKNHTTPANITLRHSIVFSGKRFEDRRLLAADALVITLLYRTDSPVGRQWEAVARSLPVKMGDKWDIYPPSGNVSASQLYEFQFRPMSVQDSIILALAYTLSLVYFLQQVSKVRAVKSKLGLIATVVMQIIMSIAASFTICGVFKIDLSGIPRAAYPLVILSMSLEHILRLMDAVVRTPSGENTSSRIGSAFGETAPTALVSTVQNFLILLGLSYAVTPSVSAFCIFAAIAIVLDFFFLSSFFISVLSVDVRRMELGDALAREAMRRKLKARRPREHPSWAKRMLEGKIALSTRIAGTVVMISFVIIAQSHFFGGGDISQRLAHLYNGQDLEPNMSSLKTSHLEDIHQARTPTSWLRLQDHDAAREIIRLIKPSAYSYIARVYEPLVFVKKGSNRVPMMKEPALLPAIYDFAHHQLRTFVFIDIVVVALLRLLVSYLLPEDETKAEELQDSSDQSNLCVKTLSGGHTLDIAMLAYSPRGYLLSVGLDRMIRLWDVNHRNKGPVSNLEREILVKFPVLAVAMSEDSDWLAILSSDTVIFWNITTHVHGSSVAVETYNQKPESFFLEPTASSDIPRAVILATIQGSPL